Proteins encoded together in one Nyctibius grandis isolate bNycGra1 chromosome 1, bNycGra1.pri, whole genome shotgun sequence window:
- the PTRHD1 gene encoding putative peptidyl-tRNA hydrolase PTRHD1 yields MAAPGAVAEAAALVQYVVLRGDLARPPRPWPLGAVVAQGCHAALAAVHAHRQHSDTRAYLESGGAMRTVVLEAPDEAALTALAETLKQHSIDHEVWTEQPENVATCLALRPYPKDQVHQHLKKFKLLK; encoded by the exons ATGGCGGCGCCCGGAGCGgtggcggaggcggcggcgctggTGCAGTACGTGGTGCTGCGCGGGGACCTggcccggccgccgcggccGTGGCCGCTGGGCGCGGTGGTGGCGCAGGGCTGTCACGCCGCCCTGGCCGCGGTGCACGCGCATCGCCAGCACAGCGACACCCGCGCCTACCTGGAGTCGGGCGGCGCCATGCGCACCGTCGTGCTGGAG GCTCCGGACGAAGCTGCCCTGACAGCGCTGGCGGAGACCCTGAAGCAGCACAGCATTGACCACGAAGTATGGACTGAGCAGCCCGAGAACGTGGCGACCTGCCTGGCGCTCAGGCCTTACCCGAAGGACCAAGTGCACCAGCACCTGAAGAAATTTAAGTTGCTGAAGTGA